One window of Mediterraneibacter butyricigenes genomic DNA carries:
- a CDS encoding glycerol-3-phosphate responsive antiterminator: MITTAIRKKFMEYPVIAAVRTLDDFEAAFHSKVKIIFMVGGDVFKCRKKIQEAKEQGMVVFFHMDLVEGIGKDASGIHFAKETLGISGVQSTRVHILKLAKQEKLVTVHRLFVTDFQALQSGLKLVHTSNPDFVELTPGILHPIVKKVSKEIPYPVISSGLIAGKDEVEKLLKEGASNIVCSDQKLWSF, translated from the coding sequence ATGATCACAACAGCAATACGGAAAAAATTTATGGAATATCCGGTGATTGCGGCGGTACGGACACTGGACGACTTTGAGGCTGCATTTCACTCTAAAGTAAAGATTATCTTTATGGTTGGAGGAGATGTATTTAAATGCAGAAAGAAAATCCAGGAAGCAAAAGAACAGGGAATGGTTGTCTTTTTCCATATGGATCTGGTAGAAGGAATCGGAAAAGATGCAAGCGGAATACATTTTGCAAAAGAAACTCTGGGGATTTCAGGAGTTCAGTCGACCAGAGTACATATTTTAAAGCTGGCGAAGCAGGAAAAACTGGTGACGGTGCATAGACTGTTTGTCACAGACTTTCAGGCACTGCAAAGTGGATTAAAACTTGTTCATACGTCTAATCCTGATTTTGTGGAACTTACTCCGGGGATTTTACATCCCATTGTGAAAAAAGTAAGCAAAGAAATTCCATATCCGGTGATTTCCAGCGGCTTAATTGCAGGAAAAGATGAAGTGGAAAAACTGTTGAAAGAAGGAGCATCCAACATTGTTTGCAGTGATCAGAAATTATGGTCTTTCTAA
- a CDS encoding iron-containing alcohol dehydrogenase — MMNILPPPIFKYDVADMEGLEKKISRWSDRKKLPEMELKQVLCGQNAIYMLPDALRFLGVTQEQEILVIMDEVEMVRGDQKVKPLVKDILTESGYQWKEIVLKGDKNGQVHPDFETIEQILPHLHENCAIVSVGSGVVTDLSKHSSFLWYEEHKEAGQIPLIACMTADSVPAYSSRSSIISKDGVKRTWPSRLPHIIIMDYKILRDCPKEYNIAGAGDLFPLFCSFTDWYLADTLGLANFLDGSWRILDDARDLLIPYAGEIAKGELDGIEVLSKCLTLCGLSMTFARDSVPVSGYEHVMSHMLDMSAAANGRATGLHGEQVGVSILWSLAQIEMLTDYLDQNYDSISLDGCYPEEEKMHQHIMEVFHDVDETDAMGAECWHDYQQKLHGWENARSKMEEFLKNWKEYRNTFRTLLPYTVKDCAKALSLFGHPLMPTEMKVPIEEKRMRWALRNARLMRKRFTTADLVGFLGLYDQAWEDQVVAKVMAAIEEVRN, encoded by the coding sequence ATGATGAATATATTACCGCCTCCGATATTTAAATATGATGTTGCAGATATGGAAGGGTTGGAAAAAAAGATTTCCAGATGGTCTGACAGAAAAAAATTGCCTGAAATGGAACTGAAACAGGTGTTATGCGGACAGAATGCGATTTATATGCTGCCGGATGCTCTGCGCTTTCTTGGCGTGACACAGGAACAGGAAATATTGGTTATCATGGATGAGGTGGAAATGGTACGTGGAGACCAAAAAGTGAAACCACTGGTCAAGGATATTTTGACAGAAAGCGGTTATCAGTGGAAAGAGATTGTCTTAAAAGGAGATAAGAACGGACAGGTTCATCCTGATTTTGAGACGATTGAACAGATTCTTCCTCATCTTCATGAAAATTGCGCCATTGTGTCAGTAGGATCCGGTGTTGTAACTGATTTGTCGAAACATTCCAGTTTTTTGTGGTATGAAGAGCATAAAGAAGCAGGACAGATTCCACTCATTGCCTGTATGACAGCAGATTCTGTTCCGGCTTATTCTTCCCGTTCTTCTATTATTTCCAAAGACGGTGTAAAAAGAACCTGGCCTTCCAGACTTCCTCATATCATTATTATGGATTATAAAATCTTAAGAGACTGTCCGAAAGAATATAACATTGCAGGTGCGGGAGACTTATTCCCTCTGTTTTGCTCTTTTACTGACTGGTATCTGGCAGACACCCTAGGCCTTGCAAATTTCCTGGATGGTTCCTGGAGAATTCTGGATGATGCCAGAGACTTATTAATTCCTTATGCCGGTGAAATTGCAAAGGGAGAGTTAGACGGAATTGAAGTATTGAGTAAATGTCTGACTCTTTGTGGACTTTCTATGACATTTGCAAGGGATTCGGTTCCGGTATCCGGTTATGAACATGTGATGAGTCATATGCTGGATATGAGTGCGGCAGCCAATGGAAGAGCAACCGGTTTGCATGGAGAACAGGTAGGAGTCAGCATTTTATGGTCATTGGCACAGATTGAAATGTTAACCGATTATCTGGATCAGAATTATGATTCGATTTCCCTGGATGGATGTTATCCGGAAGAAGAGAAAATGCATCAGCATATTATGGAAGTTTTCCATGATGTGGACGAAACAGATGCAATGGGTGCCGAGTGCTGGCATGATTACCAACAAAAACTCCATGGCTGGGAAAATGCAAGAAGTAAGATGGAAGAATTTCTGAAAAACTGGAAAGAATACAGAAATACTTTCCGGACACTGCTTCCATATACAGTAAAAGACTGCGCAAAAGCATTATCTTTGTTTGGACATCCACTGATGCCAACAGAAATGAAAGTGCCGATTGAAGAAAAGAGAATGCGCTGGGCGCTTCGAAATGCCCGACTCATGAGAAAACGATTTACAACAGCTGATTTAGTTGGATTTTTGGGCTTATATGATCAGGCATGGGAAGATCAGGTGGTGGCCAAAGTAATGGCAGCAATTGAAGAGGTTCGAAATTAA
- a CDS encoding FAD-binding oxidoreductase: MNERWTEFIEEVTKVCKGTDILTSPEDCLIYSHGCYPREYKWLLQGKYPYISKAVLVPENEQEISEIVQLARKNQIHIIPYGGGSGIVGGSIPYNGEIIIDVKRLKDFSINVVNGTARGGAGLTGAEFENLLNEHGYTCGQYPQSFQSATLGGMTVTRAIGTFSTKYGKMDDMVTGMSVVLPDGQIYQSHAAPKRSTGPELNQIFLGSEGVYGVITSVEMKIYPIAETRIFQAYTFPSTHDGLNAIRSFMHKGLRPAVVRLYDEVEATHKIAQYGFEKGFTLLILVFEGCKEMTELEAKLTKEICLANYGRDKGEKSAVEWLESRFSTKKMLDYDAIKGGTADAIEVAAPWDCIETVWREMRKALEPLCEVVDCHFSHVYHNGASVYVIFHAKTNGDDKDGEQRYLDCLDLAIRTSLKYGGNVSHHHGVGTAKAEYLKEEHGEAGVYVMKALKDSLDPDGIINKGVLGL; this comes from the coding sequence ATGAATGAAAGATGGACGGAGTTTATAGAAGAAGTAACAAAAGTCTGTAAGGGAACCGATATTTTAACAAGCCCGGAAGACTGTTTGATCTATTCCCATGGTTGTTATCCACGAGAATATAAATGGCTTTTGCAGGGAAAATATCCTTACATATCCAAGGCAGTTCTTGTGCCGGAAAATGAACAGGAGATTAGCGAAATTGTACAACTGGCAAGAAAAAATCAGATTCATATCATTCCTTATGGAGGTGGCAGCGGAATCGTAGGCGGCTCTATCCCATATAATGGGGAGATTATTATTGATGTAAAAAGATTGAAAGACTTTTCCATCAATGTTGTGAATGGAACAGCAAGAGGCGGTGCCGGCCTTACCGGAGCAGAGTTTGAAAATCTGTTAAATGAACATGGTTATACCTGCGGACAGTATCCTCAGTCTTTCCAGAGTGCTACTTTGGGCGGTATGACAGTAACCAGAGCAATCGGAACATTTTCTACAAAATACGGAAAAATGGATGATATGGTAACAGGAATGTCAGTGGTCTTACCGGATGGACAAATCTATCAATCCCATGCGGCGCCAAAGCGCTCTACCGGTCCGGAACTGAATCAGATTTTCCTCGGAAGCGAAGGTGTGTATGGTGTGATCACCAGTGTAGAAATGAAGATTTACCCAATTGCTGAAACAAGAATTTTCCAGGCCTATACTTTCCCATCTACCCACGATGGATTAAATGCAATCCGAAGCTTTATGCATAAAGGGTTAAGACCTGCAGTGGTACGACTTTACGATGAAGTAGAAGCAACCCATAAAATTGCCCAGTATGGTTTTGAAAAAGGATTCACTCTTTTAATCCTTGTGTTTGAAGGATGCAAAGAGATGACAGAGTTAGAAGCAAAATTGACCAAAGAAATCTGTCTGGCCAATTACGGAAGAGATAAAGGGGAAAAATCAGCGGTAGAATGGCTGGAAAGCCGTTTCTCTACGAAAAAAATGCTGGATTATGATGCCATCAAAGGCGGAACAGCAGATGCCATTGAAGTGGCAGCTCCATGGGATTGTATTGAAACCGTCTGGAGAGAGATGAGAAAAGCATTAGAGCCTCTTTGTGAAGTAGTAGACTGCCATTTCTCCCATGTTTATCATAATGGCGCAAGTGTTTATGTAATTTTCCATGCAAAAACAAATGGCGATGACAAAGATGGAGAACAAAGATATTTAGATTGTCTGGATCTTGCCATCCGTACCAGTTTGAAATATGGCGGAAATGTATCCCATCATCATGGTGTTGGAACAGCAAAAGCAGAATACTTAAAAGAAGAACATGGAGAAGCAGGCGTTTATGTGATGAAGGCATTAAAGGACAGCCTGGATCCTGATGGAATCATAAATAAAGGAGTGCTTGGATTATGA